In Drosophila yakuba strain Tai18E2 chromosome X, Prin_Dyak_Tai18E2_2.1, whole genome shotgun sequence, a single genomic region encodes these proteins:
- the LOC6524009 gene encoding splicing factor 3B subunit 4 isoform X2: MAAGPIAERNQDATIYAGGLDDKVSETLLWELFVQAGPVVNVHMPKDRVTQMHQGYGFVEFLSEEDADYAIKIMNMIKLYGKPIRVNKASAHQKNLDVGANIFIGNLDVEVDEKLLYDTFSAFGVILQTPKIMRDPETGKSKSFAFINFASFEASDAAMDAMNGQYLCNRPISVSYAFKKDHKGERHGSAAERLLAAQNPSAHADRPHQLFADAPVQNMMPQMPGQMMPPPMMAPPPPVVPVSNNNMGMIAPPPPVPQPAPFPATIPPPPLPPMAGGQPPLPPAMGIPPPPRMMQPNAWAPPGMPAPPPRPPPTNWRPPPVPFAPTPFARPYQPDGYQY; encoded by the exons ATGGCGGCCGGTCCAATTGCTGAACGCAACCAAG ATGCCACCATCTACGCCGGCGGTCTGGACGACAAGGTGTCGGAAACGCTGCTCTGGGAGCTGTTTGTGCAGGCAGGACCCGTGG TGAATGTACACATGCCCAAGGATCGGGTTACTCAAATGCACCAGGGCTACGGATTCGTGGAGTTCCTCAGCGAGGAGGATGCCGACTATGCAATAAAGATCATGAACATGATCAAGCTCTATGGCAAGCCCATTCGCGTAAACAAGGCGTCGGCGCATCAGAAGAATCTGGACGTCGGCGCCAACATCTTCATTGGCAACTTGGACGTGGAGGTCGACGAGAAGCTGCTGTACGATACGTTCTCCGCCTTTGGTGTTATTCTGCAGACGCCGAAGATTATGAGGGATCCGGAGACGGGCAAGTCAAAGAGCTTCGCCTTTATCAACTTTGCCAGCTTCGAGGCCAGCGATGCGGCGATGGACGCCATGAACGGCCAGTACCTGTGCAACCGTCCCATTTCCGTGTCCTATGCCTTTAAGAAGGATCACAAGGGCGAGCGTCACGGCTCAGCTGCGGAGCGCCTTTTAGCCGCCCAGAATCCATCGGCCCATGCGGACCGGCCGCATCAATTGTTCGCCGATGCACCTGTGCAGAATATGATGCCCCAGATGCCGGGCCAGATGATGCCACCACCAATGATggcgccaccgccgccggTGGTGCCCGTTTCGAATAACAACATGGGCATGATAGCACCGCCGCCTCCCGTTCCCCAGCCTGCTCCATTCCCAGCCACAATACCGCCGCCACCGCTGCCACCGATGGCCGGCGGACAGCCGCCTCTGCCGCCAGCAATGGGCATTCCGCCGCCGCCACGCATGATGCAGCCAAATGCCTGGGCACCGCCGGGCATGCCAGCTCCTCCTCCCAGACCGCCGCCCACCAACTGGCGTCCACCGCCCGTGCCCTTCGCTCCCACGCCCTTCGCACGGCCCTATCAACCCGACGGCTACCAGTACTAA
- the LOC6524009 gene encoding splicing factor 3B subunit 4 isoform X1, which translates to MAAGPIAERNQDATIYAGGLDDKVSETLLWELFVQAGPVGKSSHTCIVLTTSLIVMLAVNVHMPKDRVTQMHQGYGFVEFLSEEDADYAIKIMNMIKLYGKPIRVNKASAHQKNLDVGANIFIGNLDVEVDEKLLYDTFSAFGVILQTPKIMRDPETGKSKSFAFINFASFEASDAAMDAMNGQYLCNRPISVSYAFKKDHKGERHGSAAERLLAAQNPSAHADRPHQLFADAPVQNMMPQMPGQMMPPPMMAPPPPVVPVSNNNMGMIAPPPPVPQPAPFPATIPPPPLPPMAGGQPPLPPAMGIPPPPRMMQPNAWAPPGMPAPPPRPPPTNWRPPPVPFAPTPFARPYQPDGYQY; encoded by the exons ATGGCGGCCGGTCCAATTGCTGAACGCAACCAAG ATGCCACCATCTACGCCGGCGGTCTGGACGACAAGGTGTCGGAAACGCTGCTCTGGGAGCTGTTTGTGCAGGCAGGACCCGTGGGTAAGTCTAGTCACACATGTATAGTTCTCACCACCTCCCTAATCGTCATGCTTGCAGTGAATGTACACATGCCCAAGGATCGGGTTACTCAAATGCACCAGGGCTACGGATTCGTGGAGTTCCTCAGCGAGGAGGATGCCGACTATGCAATAAAGATCATGAACATGATCAAGCTCTATGGCAAGCCCATTCGCGTAAACAAGGCGTCGGCGCATCAGAAGAATCTGGACGTCGGCGCCAACATCTTCATTGGCAACTTGGACGTGGAGGTCGACGAGAAGCTGCTGTACGATACGTTCTCCGCCTTTGGTGTTATTCTGCAGACGCCGAAGATTATGAGGGATCCGGAGACGGGCAAGTCAAAGAGCTTCGCCTTTATCAACTTTGCCAGCTTCGAGGCCAGCGATGCGGCGATGGACGCCATGAACGGCCAGTACCTGTGCAACCGTCCCATTTCCGTGTCCTATGCCTTTAAGAAGGATCACAAGGGCGAGCGTCACGGCTCAGCTGCGGAGCGCCTTTTAGCCGCCCAGAATCCATCGGCCCATGCGGACCGGCCGCATCAATTGTTCGCCGATGCACCTGTGCAGAATATGATGCCCCAGATGCCGGGCCAGATGATGCCACCACCAATGATggcgccaccgccgccggTGGTGCCCGTTTCGAATAACAACATGGGCATGATAGCACCGCCGCCTCCCGTTCCCCAGCCTGCTCCATTCCCAGCCACAATACCGCCGCCACCGCTGCCACCGATGGCCGGCGGACAGCCGCCTCTGCCGCCAGCAATGGGCATTCCGCCGCCGCCACGCATGATGCAGCCAAATGCCTGGGCACCGCCGGGCATGCCAGCTCCTCCTCCCAGACCGCCGCCCACCAACTGGCGTCCACCGCCCGTGCCCTTCGCTCCCACGCCCTTCGCACGGCCCTATCAACCCGACGGCTACCAGTACTAA